In Gossypium raimondii isolate GPD5lz chromosome 12, ASM2569854v1, whole genome shotgun sequence, a single window of DNA contains:
- the LOC105764856 gene encoding cell division cycle 20.5, cofactor of APC complex, with amino-acid sequence MDESATWRLLESDWYSPRRLHDCPTHYSFPGDRFLPNRCLMDLDKAHTLLTSKTPQFNTSSNFNQAYRQKLIENLSLDSQGRPFKIMVFRGSPKSSRKSIRFVDELRQEVAAIFEKDCKQTPYRCIPKGEKRVLDAPRLRNDYYSNIMSWGINNILAVALGPELYLWNSEDQAVHKLLQVRGGNDWPTSVTWSEDASTLAVGYMCSNLQLWDVESSKLIRSLQGHSGRIASTAWNGHILTSGSRDKSIINHDVRAANSLASCIKRHADEVCGLKWSTEGNRLASGGNENLLYIWEASKMSSSKFLHRLSDHCAAVKALAWCPYQNNVLASGGGLSDGCIKIWNTEKGICINNIETKAQICGLEWNRHHKEILSGHGYSIRENQNKLCLWRYPSMTKVGELGNHKSRIINLCQSPDGITVISAGADETLRFWDVFGPPTAGAGNSMVSDLQGLLSFRTSLLR; translated from the exons ATGGATGAAAGCGCAACGTGGAGACTCCTTGAATCGGATTGGTACTCTCCAAGACGACTCCACGACTGTCCCACCCATTACAGTTTTCCG GGGGATCGCTTCTTACCCAACAGATGTTTGATGGATCTTGATAAAGCCCACACTTTGTTGACCAGCAAGACCCCGCAGTTCAACACTAGTTCAAATTTCAAT CAAGCATATCGTCAAAAACTGATAGAGAATCTATCTTTAGATTCTCAAGGGAGACCATTTAAGATAATGGTTTTCAGGGGAAGCCCAAAATCCAGTCGAAAATCCATTCGTTTTGTTGATGAGTTGAGACAAGAAGTTGCAGCCATATTTGAAAAAGATTGCAAACAAACTCCATACCGATGCATCCCCAAG GGAGAAAAGAGGGTTTTGGATGCACCAAGGCTCAGAAATGACTACTATTCGAACATCATGAGTTGGGGTATAAACAACATTCTTGCTGTTGCTTTGGGTCCCGAACTCTACTTATGGAACTCAGAGGACCAGGCAGTACACAAGTTGTTGCAGGTTCGTGGTGGGAACGATTGGCCTACGAGTGTAACCTGGTCCGAGGATGCCAGTACTTTAGCTGTTGGATATATGTGCTCCAATCTTCAGCTCTGGGATGTTGAGTCTTCCAAACTT ATCAGAAGCCTTCAAGGTCATAGTGGAAGGATAGCATCCACAGCATGGAATGGTCACATTTTAACATCAGGAAGCCGTGACaaatccattatcaatcatgatg TTAGAGCAGCAAACAGCTTGGCTTCCTGCATAAAAAGACATGCTGATGAAGTGTGTGGCTTGAAATGGTCAACTGAAGGCAATAGATTGGCAAGTGGAGGCAATGAAAATCTGTTATATATATGGGAAGCTTCAAAAATGAGTTCATCCAAATTTCTACATCGACTCAGTGATCATTGTGCTGCAGTCAAGGCCCTTGCTTGGTGCCCTTACCAGAACAATGTTCTTGCCTCTGGGGGAGGCTTGAGTGATGGTTGTATTAAGATATGGAATACAGAAAAAGGAATTTGCATTAACAACATAGAAACCAAAGCACAG ATTTGTGGCCTGGAGTGGAACAGACATCACAAGGAGATATTGAGTGGCCATGGTTACAGCATAAGGGAGAATCAGAACAAACTGTGCCTATGGAGGTACCCTTCAATGACCAAAGTGGGGGAGTTAGGGAATCACAAATCCAGAATTATCAACCTATGCCAG AGCCCTGATGGAATAACTGTGATATCTGCTGGGGCAGATGAGACCCTTCGATTTTGGGACGTGTTTGGACCCCCTACTGCTGGTGCTGGGAACTCAATGGTTTCAGATCTTCAAGGTCTTTTGTCTTTTAGAACATCCCTATTAAGGTAA
- the LOC105764857 gene encoding metacaspase-1 isoform X2, which yields MLMQVNCSNCHAPLQLPPAANSICCVLCQAITLIADPRSLPLPLPSSSYQQQPLPSPYNHAPPGPPPQAHGRKRAVICGVSYKNTQYELNGCINDANCMKFLLVNRFMFPESSIIMLTEEETDPYKRPTKRNIRMALRWLVQGCQPGDSLVFHYSGHGSQQKDDNGDEVDGYDETLCPLDFESQGMIIDDEINATIVRPLPCGVKLHAIIDACHSGTVLDLPYLCKMDRKGRYVWEDHRPRSGMWKGTNGGEVISFSGCADDQTSADTSALSKITSTGAMTYSFIQAIEYGHATTYGNMLNAMRSNIRHVDEGGFVTSLLTMLLTGGSLGGRSRQEPQLTATEPFDVYNKPFSL from the exons ATGTTAATGCAGGTCAACTGTTCTAATTGCCACGCGCCACTGCAGCTCCCGCCGGCTGCAAACTCCATATGCTGCGTCCTCTGCCAAGCTATCACCCTCATAGCTGACCCTCGCTCCCTACCCCTACCTCTTCCCTCTTCCTCCTACCAACAACAACCTCTTCCATCTCCTTACAACCACGCGCCGCCCGGTCCCCCACCGCAGGCTCATGGCCGCAAGCGCGCTGTTATTTGCGGCGTGTCTTACAAAAACACCCAGTATGAACTTAATGGTTGTATTAACGATGCCAACTGCATGAAGTTCTTGTTGGTGAATCGCTTCATGTTTCCCGAGTCCTCCATTATTATGCTTACGG AAGAAGAAACTGATCCTTACAAGCGTCCAACGAAACGCAACATAAGAATGGCATTGCGTTGGCTTGTCCAAGGTTGTCAGCCTGGAGATTCCTTAGTGTTCCATTACTCTGGTCATGGCTCGCAGCAAAAGGACGACAATGGAGATGAGGTGGACGGATACGACGAGACCCTTTGTCCATTGGACTTCGAGTCTCAGGGAATGATCATAGATGATGAAATCAATGCAACCATCGTCAGGCCTCTGCCTTGCGGTGTTAAGCTTCACGCAATCATTGACGCTTGCCATAGTGGCACCGTATTAGATTTACCATACCTCTGTAAAATGGACAG GAAGGGGAGATACGTCTGGGAGGATCACCGTCCTCGGAGCGGAATGTGGAAAGGAACAAATGGTGGGGAAGTCATTTCCTTCAGTGGCTGTGCCGATGATCAAACCTCCGCAGACACTTCA GCCTTATCTAAGATTACTTCCACCGGTGCAATGACTTACTCCTTCATCCAAGCTATTGAATATGGGCATGCGACCACTTACGGTAACATGCTAAACGCAATGCGTTCCAACATTCGTCATGTGGATGAGGGCGGATTTGTTACCTCTCTTCTCACAATGCTCTTAACAGGCGGCAGCCTCGGTGGCAGATCAAGACAG GAGCCACAGTTAACAGCCACCGAGCCATTTGATGTGTATAATAAACCTTTTTCCTTGTAA
- the LOC105764857 gene encoding metacaspase-1 isoform X1 encodes MLMQVNCSNCHAPLQLPPAANSICCVLCQAITLIADPRSLPLPLPSSSYQQQPLPSPYNHAPPGPPPQAHGRKRAVICGVSYKNTQYELNGCINDANCMKFLLVNRFMFPESSIIMLTEEETDPYKRPTKRNIRMALRWLVQGCQPGDSLVFHYSGHGSQQKDDNGDEVDGYDETLCPLDFESQGMIIDDEINATIVRPLPCGVKLHAIIDACHSGTVLDLPYLCKMDRKGRYVWEDHRPRSGMWKGTNGGEVISFSGCADDQTSADTSALSKITSTGAMTYSFIQAIEYGHATTYGNMLNAMRSNIRHVDEGGFVTSLLTMLLTGGSLGGRSRQVSSNMLNASILFTSYMLVSQGKISIRSLMLY; translated from the exons ATGTTAATGCAGGTCAACTGTTCTAATTGCCACGCGCCACTGCAGCTCCCGCCGGCTGCAAACTCCATATGCTGCGTCCTCTGCCAAGCTATCACCCTCATAGCTGACCCTCGCTCCCTACCCCTACCTCTTCCCTCTTCCTCCTACCAACAACAACCTCTTCCATCTCCTTACAACCACGCGCCGCCCGGTCCCCCACCGCAGGCTCATGGCCGCAAGCGCGCTGTTATTTGCGGCGTGTCTTACAAAAACACCCAGTATGAACTTAATGGTTGTATTAACGATGCCAACTGCATGAAGTTCTTGTTGGTGAATCGCTTCATGTTTCCCGAGTCCTCCATTATTATGCTTACGG AAGAAGAAACTGATCCTTACAAGCGTCCAACGAAACGCAACATAAGAATGGCATTGCGTTGGCTTGTCCAAGGTTGTCAGCCTGGAGATTCCTTAGTGTTCCATTACTCTGGTCATGGCTCGCAGCAAAAGGACGACAATGGAGATGAGGTGGACGGATACGACGAGACCCTTTGTCCATTGGACTTCGAGTCTCAGGGAATGATCATAGATGATGAAATCAATGCAACCATCGTCAGGCCTCTGCCTTGCGGTGTTAAGCTTCACGCAATCATTGACGCTTGCCATAGTGGCACCGTATTAGATTTACCATACCTCTGTAAAATGGACAG GAAGGGGAGATACGTCTGGGAGGATCACCGTCCTCGGAGCGGAATGTGGAAAGGAACAAATGGTGGGGAAGTCATTTCCTTCAGTGGCTGTGCCGATGATCAAACCTCCGCAGACACTTCA GCCTTATCTAAGATTACTTCCACCGGTGCAATGACTTACTCCTTCATCCAAGCTATTGAATATGGGCATGCGACCACTTACGGTAACATGCTAAACGCAATGCGTTCCAACATTCGTCATGTGGATGAGGGCGGATTTGTTACCTCTCTTCTCACAATGCTCTTAACAGGCGGCAGCCTCGGTGGCAGATCAAGACAGGTATCATCAAACATGTTGAATGCATCCATTTTATTTACTTCGTATATGCTTGTAAGCCAAGGCAAGATTAGTATCAGATCTCTCATGCTGTACTAA